One segment of Manduca sexta isolate Smith_Timp_Sample1 chromosome 27, JHU_Msex_v1.0, whole genome shotgun sequence DNA contains the following:
- the LOC119190816 gene encoding uncharacterized protein LOC119190816: protein MFSEGREDVNEEERAGHPSTSTTDEKLDEVKKMVLANRRFTVRKIAEDLGISIGSCHSILIDNLDMRRVAAKFVPKLLEFVPKSLLVRDFLAKNNTLMISQPPYSPDLAPCDFFLFPKLKRPMKGRRYATIDEIKTASKEELNKIQKNDFLKCFEDWKKRVKTKNNQPLRLACQARCPERYSRSEPAGQSGGTCYECWNERYEHAANVTIT from the exons atgttttcagaaGGCCGAGAAGATGTGAACGAGGAAGAGCGTGCTGGACACCCGAGCACTTCAACAACAGACGAAAAACTTGATGAAGTGAAGAAAATGGTATTGGCCAATCGTCGATTCACCGTTAGAAAAATTGCCGAGGACCTAGGCATATCGATTGGCTCGTGCCATTCGATTTTAATCGATAATTTGGACATGAGACGGGTCGCCGCAAAATTCGTACCAAAATTGCTCGAATTCGTACCAAAATCGCTGCTTGTACGCGACTTCTTGGCCAAAAACAACACACTAATGATATCGCAGCCACCGTATTCCCCAGATCTGGCCCCCTGTGACTTTTTCTTGTTCCCGAAACTGAAGAGGCCCATGAAAGGACGACGCTACGCCACGATTGACGAGATAAAGACCGCATCGAAAGAGGAGCTGaacaagatacaaaaaaatgattttttgaagTGCTTCGAAGATTGGAAAAAAC gcgtcaaaacaaaaaataatcaaccGTTGCGCCTCGCGTGCCAAGCGCGTTGTCCCGAACGGTACTCGCGTAGTGAACCCGCAGGCCAGAGCGGCGGCACATGCTACGAGTGTTGGAACGAGCGCTACGAACATGCTGCCAACGTAACCATTACTTGA